Below is a genomic region from Mesotoga sp. Brook.08.105.5.1.
GTATTCGTTTAGAACTGTAATGGCGTCGGGGTCGGTTTCCTTAACTATTCTAAACGACTCGGCAATATAATCCGAACCTATCGAGTCGAACCAGGGTTGAACAATAGGCTCATTAACGACATCCCAGTATTGAATGAGATCCTTGAACTCTTCGACTTCCCTAACAACTCTCGAAAAGAGATATTCCCGTACTTCTGCCCATTGACCGAGCTTTCCTTTCACTTCTACCCAGGCGGGCACACCTACGCTCGGCGGATTCCCCCAAACAAGTGTATGACCCTTAACCGGGACTTCGTTTTCACCCAGCCATTGGGCGATCTTCTTAGAGGCCTCGGCCAACCGAATTCTTCCTTCTGTGGACTCATAGTCTGCCCAATAGAAGGAGGGAAGAGTGGCGAAGTTGAAGAGCTCAAGATACAAACGCTTATATTCCTCGAGATCTTCCTCGGGCAGTGGTCTGATCCCGAATCTCCTTCCGCGGTTGTAACTGGTTTGAGCGTAAGCGTAAAGCAGGTATTCGGGAGCATTTCCGAAGTAGAACTCATGTGAAAGTTGTTTAGCGGACACCGAAATGCTGTCTAATTCTTCTCCGTCTCTATCTACGATCTCTATCTCAACCTGTACTTTTCTGTCCGTCTCTATCCTTTCTTCGAAAGTGCTTACATCAATATCGATAGGCAAGACACTACCTCCAAAAGATAGACTGCAAACAAGCAAGCCCAAGATCAACAGAAGACAAGTCCTTGGGGTCATTGCTGACTCTTCTTCTCCTATTTTCCGAAAAGACTTCAGTATTTTAGACATGGCATCTACTCCTTTCCAAGAGATCCCAGGGAGATTCCCTTCATCAAGTATCTGTGGAATGCGATGAAAATTATCAGAGATGGGGCGACAGAGAAGAAAGCTCCTGCCATCATAGGCCCAATACCTCTATACGGGTCTCCCCATCCCGCGCTAAACCTTATTAGTGCAATAGGTAGTGTGAACTTATCTGCTTT
It encodes:
- a CDS encoding endo-1,4-beta-xylanase — protein: MPIDIDVSTFEERIETDRKVQVEIEIVDRDGEELDSISVSAKQLSHEFYFGNAPEYLLYAYAQTSYNRGRRFGIRPLPEEDLEEYKRLYLELFNFATLPSFYWADYESTEGRIRLAEASKKIAQWLGENEVPVKGHTLVWGNPPSVGVPAWVEVKGKLGQWAEVREYLFSRVVREVEEFKDLIQYWDVVNEPIVQPWFDSIGSDYIAESFRIVKETDPDAITVLNEYGVLVNERTRRAFISRARQLINEGIPIDVIGAEAHIFTAQDLLGQLRSLESIYLAIDELAQLGKPIHISEFQIPLPAVIDAFDVSISEAEEIQAEIARIFYKVFFSHPAVEAITYWNFYRAWQSGSGFLRDDLSIKPIFDELKKLIHEEWKTSVRLETDISGKVAFNGFAGKYEVSVESGAMSETFIIDVKKGEKNEFTLVLGQ